TGGGGGCTGGGTACGTACGTTCTGGCATCTCCACGATGACGGTGTAGCCCTGTCGGTTGGCGGGTTTGCGACAGTTGAGCGCGACCCGCAAACGCCGGCCGCACATCTTGACTTTGTTCATCTCCAGCGCCTTGAAGGCGTCCTCACGCTGGTGGAAGTCGATGTAAACCTCGTCGCACTTTACACGCGAGCTTACATCGAACCCGACGATCCGGCCGTACCGGCTAAAGAGTGCCCGCATTTCTTCGTTGCGCACGCCGGTTGCGATGTTACCGACAAATACTGGGAAGGGAAGCAGCAAGCGTTAGTGTGGTGGTGATCGTGTGTATGTGGCTGGGTTAAACAGTCGTTCGTACTTACCACTTTGATCCGCTTTGGACTCGTGACGACGTCCGAGAGTACGCATCTCTCGCATGAGGGATTCCGGACGGCGCTTGCAGCGGTAGATGCGACGTGGGGCGAAGCGATCGTTCGACCTGGAGCGGGAGTTCCTTCGGCGGTGATCGTACGAACGTCCTCGCGAGCTGCTACGGGATGAGCGTCGACGACCGCGGGAGCTGCTGCGGGACGAGCTATGGCTGCGGTTGTTCCGATTGCCAGCCCGTGCGAATCGGTTACCGTGCTGCGGCTGCTGCTGGGGATGTCCTCCCTGTTCGCGTTCCAGTGAACGGGCCCGTTCCGCTAGCCAAAGCTTTTTGGCCTCCAGTTGACGCTTGATATCAACAGTTTCCTTGTCCAGCCGCGATTGCATCTCGCAAAGCTGGACAAACTTGGCCGTTTGGCGGTAGTTTGGGAGGTTCGCCTTGCGCATGTCCTGCAGCTGCCGACTTACCTCGATCTTTTCCTTGGAGATTTCGTCCAGCCGAACGCGTGCCGCTCGATCCGTTGGAGAGTAGGAACGGGATCTCCGGCGAGATCGTTCGCGTGATCTTCCACGGGAGTTGCTTCGCGATCGACTTCTGCTGGATCGACTTCGGCGGCCGTTTCCGACGGAGGACAGATTCTTGTCCTGGCGGTCCAGTTGCTGTAGTCGTCGCTCAATTTCACGCTCCTTTTCTCGGATGTATTCTTCCATTTTCTCAATCTCCAGGTTGGATTTTGGCTTGCTGGGGCTGAGATTGTCGATTTGGCGGTCAAAGTCATTCGTCGGGTCGTACGGTGTTTCAGGCTTGCTCCAGCGTGTGTTTCGCTTCTCCGCAAGGTAGTTTCGCAGATCACCCTTCTTGGGAACCGAACCTGGAATAGCTGGCTGCGGTGGAATCTGGTGAACGGTTATATTTGGGATTGGAATTTGAACGGGTCCTCCAAATATACCGTGCGACATTGGCGCAACGATTGGTTGAGCCATGAATACGCTTCTATTCGCCGGAGGTGGCACAATCGTCGGAGGAGCGGCGTGCATCGGACCGCCGGTAGCCCATCCTGGTGCGAACGTTGGCCTAGGTGGAACGATGCCGTACATTGGCATCGCTACCGGAGCCGGTGGGTTGACGTATGTCAACGGATTCGAGTGAAACTGTTCTTCATCGCAACCCGGCGGCCCCGGCTGTTGAGCTGCCAGGGCTGGAAAACTCGGCAGATCATCGGTAAGATCCATTCCCACCGATCTGCGTCCTGGAATGTCCCACCCATCGGGGTTAGAGTCCTCGTTACGGCCTTTGCCACCGCCAAACGGTCGATTCTTAATCGAAAAGATTCCATCCAACGAAATCGACTGCTGGGACGCGGACTCCGCCTGTCTGGCCTTTTCCGCCTGAGCATTCTGGTTATTCAGAATGTCCCGGTATACTAACGAAAGTAAAACGGTTAATACATAAACTTCTCGCAGATCATTCAAGTAAAACTTACACACAACATTGCAGCTAAAACGGGCCATCGTCTTCACCAGCACTACTTTCTTGGCCACTTTCGGCTCCCGGCAGATCGCAATAAACTTATTGTGATCTACCTTATCCACGAACGTGATCCCACCGTGACTAACCAAGCAGTTGTACATTTTCGTCACCGAAATATCGTCTGcaagagaaaaacaaaaacaaaacaatttcactCCACCGAAAAACCAACCAGCAAATCCCACCTCCAACTTACCTATCGACATCTCAATCTGGATCGCTTCCGGCGCATCCAGCTTCGGTTTGTCCGTCGCCATGTGCTTGAAGATCGGGTACTGCTGAAACATACCCTTCAGTCGGACCGCGTTGAACGCGTCGATGAAGGTCGCGAAGCTGGCGAAGACCTTCCACGTGTTGGTGTCGTACGGGGACTGCTCGTACCGCATCTCGGTCACGAAAGCCACGTTGATAAAGTGCCGCCGCAGGTCCTTGAGGGTGGTGCGCGTCGGACAGTTGTAGATGACGACTGCAGAAGGGAATGGGAAGAGCGCGGTGAGTGGTGGTTGTTGAAGCGAGAGATAGAGAGGCTGCCTTTCTTTTTGGTTCTGGGCTGATCCTAATATTTTACTAGTGTCGTGCAAGCTGAAACAAACACTACAAAATGTTGAAACGTTAGATTTAGTCAGTCCTTGTACTCGTGCTCGATCAATTTCAAAGAATCGTCTTTGCGGTTAAACTAACATGGTAGGCCTGGCCATTGAAGGTAGCAGTGATGCTTTGATAATTCATTCATCCTCGTTGCCGTCCATCCATCTGGTTATGCTAGGTTTTACGGGGGGGAAAATCGATATGATACGCCTACTTTGTCTCGTTCTTGAAAGTAGTTTCTTTGAAAACCTAAGAGGAATAAGAAACCaccaatttaaaagaatttattcTTTCAGACAAATCTGTTGTATGATACTTTGAATGATTTCCGTGGGCGTTCACTAGTAATGCGAAAACCACAATTCTTTTCAAAGTTCTTCTTAATTCTTAggtctctgaaaaaaaaaacagcaacatGTTATTTGGaagaaattctttaattctccTAGAATTCCCGTGATTgctaatgaattgaaaaaaagaaaaatatttttttcgataggCATTGTTGaggattattttgaaataaggtCCCGAGCACAGCAATCTAGTACATCGacatttttttatcttcaaaaaatatttattatttgtgcCCTGAGGCTAAATTGAAGCTACTAAATTGAATGCCCTGTGTAGTAGGATGGCTCGAGGTGGTATAGATAGGGGGATAGGAGGAGGAAAAGGGTTTCTtaaaaactagatcacaatatCACGGCACCAAACTCGATATCATAGTGTTCTCTGACATCGTGCCACTCGTCCAAAACCTGGAGCAGTTTGCTGGTCCAGGTGTCCAGCGATTCCGTGTTGGCTGCTTCCGCAAGCTCGTCCGTCGGGAAGTTAAACGGCAAGTCCAGCATCATTTTTAGGATCTTGTTTTGGCGCGTCTGCAGCTTTTTACGGCGGGTTGAAGCACAGCTGTGCCAGGCTGGGAATCCGTACGTGAGCGTCGGACGGAAGATGAGCTTGTAGAGCAGGAGTTTGTTGGCGTTGCTCAGCCTTGACCTTCGACTCACCAGCGGGTAGAGCATCCTCGTCAGCTTGTCACATTTCTGCAACGCTGCGTCGATGTGCTTGCCGTACTTCAGCTTCGGGTCGAGCGCGAGGCCAAGGTACTTGACTGGGTGACTGGGGGAGGAACCTTTCAGCAGCTTCAGAATGTACGCCGGAAACCCAGCCAGCTTCATCTTATGTAGGATCGCGTCCTGCCACACCGAATCGTACGCCTTCTCCACGTCCAAAAGAACCATGCCAGCTGACTCGCCCCGGGCGAGCGAGTTCTTGCGTTAGTCTGACGAGCTGGTGGTTTGTGGAATGGCCCCGTTTGAAGCCGATCTGCTGCGGGAGAACGACATTTCGTTGCTCGACGAAGTTTCCGAACCGGGTAAGCACCACACACTCGAGGATCTTGCTCATCATGGGAAGCAGGCTGATCGGACGGTAGTTGGAGGGATTCGTGATGTCCTTGCCAGGCTTTGGGTTTACCGTGACGATGGCGTGCTTCCAGCTGGACGGAAAATACAATTTCCTCAGACATGCGTTCACGATCAATGTCAGCATGACCAGTTCATTGTGGGGAAGCCGCTTGAAAAAGGTGTTCCGAATGTTGTCCTTGCCAGGCGCCTTCTTCGGTTTCAGCGACTTGATGATCCGTGCTATCTCCTTGGGGCGGATGACTGGCACTGATTTGACCGGGAAGGTACTGTCGGCGATCTGCTGCACGCTCGCTTcgattttgattgcattttgatttttatcatttttattttccactaaatTTTTCAAGTTAACACAGGTCAacacaattaggttttacgccgactcgattttgaggttagaaatttgacagcttggctgcactgtttacattttttgcacgtgtgtctcagtaaaaatgtgtgtgcgtgtgtgctcgtgacgtcacgctgcaAAACCTAATagcgttaaaattgagaaaattctcttaaactttcccgaagaaagtattaggttttacgccgactcgatttttaggttagaaatttgacagcttggctgcactgtttacattttttgcacgtgggTTTCAGTGAAAATGTGtggcgtgtgcgctcgtgacgtcacgctgtaaaaccgaGCAAAAATCGCGATTTAGTCCAGTTTGGaagacgctgtatcttttgacaatgtcaacatgaaaatttgaaaatcaaaaacccaaacaatgattattgttatgggctaccatttgacagccagtgcttttgttgtgggctctcatttgacaaccgtgcaaatgtcgactgttgtcagtttgctttgatcggaatagggttgccatcccccgtGCAAAACCGagcaaaaatcacgttttagatcAGTTTTGAGAACTctgtatcttaaaaaaaaaattaaaaaaaactctgtatctttagaCATGTCAACCTGTCCGAGTCGGAATTGGAGAGATGGcaacgcatctggagacagctcatgacgcGCATCTGCGGCAGAGActgcaagccagagagggtgaagaaaagcccctagaaatcgctccctctcctttgttctgctgttcctAAAGTTGTCCTAAAGACCCCTTTCCTTTGGAGCTGCGGGCTCGGGCTCTTAAAAAGATTGAACAGGAAAGACCAGAGCTGTGGAGTCCGAAACGGTCaagtcatcaaaatttcaaatgccAGGCAGAGTTATTGTCAGAAAGTTTTCAACAAATGCTTGTGAGAGTTGTTGTTGTAGACAACTTGTAGTATAAGTCAGTGGAGTCGGATCTTTTTGAATATCTGGACTAGGAGACAGAGTCGGAGCGACAGCAAAGCGTTCAACTATCTTCagcattttgttttgaaatgcagaGAAAAAAATCTTGGTTCAGCCTTTGTAAATCACTTACTTATATAcgaaccaattaaaaaaatcgttggaaGCTGCTAAAACGACTAAAAATAGCAATCTATTCGTAGACAAAAAGACTTACCTTCATTCTTAATCCTCGTCGGCTCCGGATTCCGATAGGTCGGATTGAACACGGTTTTGATAATCATGTAGTTACTCTTCTCCGTCGCTTCCTTCATCTCAATGTCCATCATTCGGACGTTTTTGAGCGGTTTCTTCGAGTACGGCGTGCTGGCGTTCTTCAACTTCCAGTAATCGTTGGTGAACGTTTTGAACGCGTCCTGACTGAACGACACAACGCGCACCGTATCGCCGTCAATTTTCGTAACCTGTTTGGCACGATCGATCGAAACCCGGTTCCGGAAGTGCACAACCGTCGGGGTTGTGTTACGTACTGTTTTCTTAACATAAATTACCTCACCGATGTTACGGAACGCGTCTACAATGTCCTCGAAGGTAATGCTATTGGAGATGTAATCAACTAGAACGCACCGACTGGGATCGTCGTGCACGACCTCGTCTACGCGCATCGTGAACATGGTCGTGACTACGCCAGAGAACTCACACTTGCGCATGAAGCAATCGAGAACTCGCTCAGCGACGCTCTCCTGCATGAACACGATCGTATAGTTCTTGGTGAAAAGACAGCGCGTCGGAGCGCCGATTTCCATGCTCAAGATGTGGCCAAACTGATCAAAGTACTTTATGACGTCCTCGTCAACAACTTCCCGTGGTATGTTTTCAACCCGGATCGCTGCATTTACGACAGAAGCGATTCCGCACACGGGAACCTTGCTAAACTCCAGATGACGCCGTCGTATCTCGCTGCCTTCGTCATCTTCCGGTGCGGTCCGCACGGTGTCGAACAGGTCCGGCTCCGGGGACGGATTTGGCGAGACCAAATCCACGGTTACCGGTTCCTTCTGCCACTGGATCTTGGGTGGCATTAcaacatcgtcgtcgtcgtcatcttcCTCATCCGCGTACCGATTGCGTGACATGGACTGAACCTGCGGCATCGAACTTTGTCCCGGAGGCTTGGGTTTGTCGTAGAATCGATTCGTAACCGGATCGTACACCCGGTTGTCCTCGTCTTCGTCCTCATCCTCTTCCTCGTCGTAGTCCCGATAGTGCGAGCTGGTCACCGCGGCGGAACCGTTCGCCGCATCCTGCATGAAATTGTACTTTGCTTTGGCCTCCATCAACTCGTTGAATACGCGCGGTGTCTTAAAACTGTCAAAGTCCTCCAAACGTACGCGGACGTTCCGCTGCAGAACCTGGACGGTTATTTTGCTCGGTCCCAACATCGTATTGTTGAGTCGCTGGGCCGCGTGTGCCGCCGATTTCTCCTTGAACCCGATGTACGCAAAGTTGCTGGTCGGAACCTGAACGCTCTCGATCATCCCATAACGTCCGAAGTTCTCATACAAATCTTCTTCGCTGGTTTCTGCAATAGCcaaaacaaacgaaacaaaTCAGTAATCCTAATTTCGAtaaatcgacgccaacatttcaaaaagcatcatgtacaaaccatgcgttttgagaaaaacgcatttgaatgttgagcatccattttcaattcccaatttaatataaaagcaaaataagatgttctaatgataacaaacgatgaaaaacgttgattttattgatacttgatcatccaaattcaataaaacataatttccgtaattttatttgagaaaaacaaacataacttcttttgaaatcgccaacgtctatatcaccctgctgtcattgagggggacgctttgttatgattcgtttttcttcgccgaatgtacatggcgctttgttcatgttgcttttttttcgtcacgaggtacatgtagtcttttgtttgacaggttgacagggctatataaacagggactgctgatggcagagattttgtttatgt
This is a stretch of genomic DNA from Culex pipiens pallens isolate TS chromosome 1, TS_CPP_V2, whole genome shotgun sequence. It encodes these proteins:
- the LOC120426685 gene encoding uncharacterized protein LOC120426685 isoform X1, whose amino-acid sequence is MNPNEVVYVGNVPKPATADELTEFFKDVGKVIKVSFMRENRNDCRTKIGFVLFENEMQAMKACSYDQTIFQWNRVIVMLVNDERHFWAGHTVVVRNIAYETSEEDLYENFGRYGMIESVQVPTSNFAYIGFKEKSAAHAAQRLNNTMLGPSKITVQVLQRNVRVRLEDFDSFKTPRVFNELMEAKAKYNFMQDAANGSAAVTSSHYRDYDEEEDEDEDEDNRVYDPVTNRFYDKPKPPGQSSMPQVQSMSRNRYADEEDDDDDDVVMPPKIQWQKEPVTVDLVSPNPSPEPDLFDTVRTAPEDDEGSEIRRRHLEFSKVPVCGIASVVNAAIRVENIPREVVDEDVIKYFDQFGHILSMEIGAPTRCLFTKNYTIVFMQESVAERVLDCFMRKCEFSGVVTTMFTMRVDEVVHDDPSRCVLVDYISNSITFEDIVDAFRNIGEVIYVKKTVRNTTPTVVHFRNRVSIDRAKQVTKIDGDTVRVVSFSQDAFKTFTNDYWKLKNASTPYSKKPLKNVRMMDIEMKEATEKSNYMIIKTVFNPTYRNPEPTRIKNEVVIYNCPTRTTLKDLRRHFINVAFVTEMRYEQSPYDTNTWKVFASFATFIDAFNAVRLKGMFQQYPIFKHMATDKPKLDAPEAIQIEMSIDDISVTKMYNCLVSHGGITFVDKVDHNKFIAICREPKVAKKVVLVKTMARFSCNVVCKFYLNDLREVYVLTVLLSLVYRDILNNQNAQAEKARQAESASQQSISLDGIFSIKNRPFGGGKGRNEDSNPDGWDIPGRRSVGMDLTDDLPSFPALAAQQPGPPGCDEEQFHSNPLTYVNPPAPVAMPMYGIVPPRPTFAPGWATGGPMHAAPPTIVPPPANRSVFMAQPIVAPMSHGIFGGPVQIPIPNITVHQIPPQPAIPGSVPKKGDLRNYLAEKRNTRWSKPETPYDPTNDFDRQIDNLSPSKPKSNLEIEKMEEYIREKEREIERRLQQLDRQDKNLSSVGNGRRSRSSRSRSRSNSRGRSRERSRRRSRSYSPTDRAARVRLDEISKEKIEVSRQLQDMRKANLPNYRQTAKFVQLCEMQSRLDKETVDIKRQLEAKKLWLAERARSLEREQGGHPQQQPQHGNRFARAGNRNNRSHSSSRSSSRGRRRSSRSSSRGRSYDHRRRNSRSRSNDRFAPRRIYRCKRRPESLMREMRTLGRRHESKADQSVFVGNIATGVRNEEMRALFSRYGRIVGFDVSSRVKCDEVYIDFHQREDAFKALEMNKVKMCGRRLRVALNCRKPANRQGYTVIVEMPEPVPERDLYDTFESCGPIEFVWNYDQATVATITFERPEAMMKALKVKELSTKVQIIVREYVESER
- the LOC120426685 gene encoding uncharacterized protein LOC120426685 isoform X2, yielding MNPNEVVYVGNVPKPATADELTEFFKDVGKVIKVSFMRENRNDCRTKIGFVLFENEMQAMKACSYDQTIFQWNRVIVMLVNDERHFWAGHTVVVRNIAYETSEEDLYENFGRYGMIESVQVPTSNFAYIGFKEKSAAHAAQRLNNTMLGPSKITVQVLQRNVRVRLEDFDSFKTPRVFNELMEAKAKYNFMQDAANGSAAVTSSHYRDYDEEEDEDEDEDNRVYDPVTNRFYDKPKPPGQSSMPQVQSMSRNRYADEEDDDDDDVVMPPKIQWQKEPVTVDLVSPNPSPEPDLFDTVRTAPEDDEGSEIRRRHLEFSKVPVCGIASVVNAAIRVENIPREVVDEDVIKYFDQFGHILSMEIGAPTRCLFTKNYTIVFMQESVAERVLDCFMRKCEFSGVVTTMFTMRVDEVVHDDPSRCVLVDYISNSITFEDIVDAFRNIGEVIYVKKTVRNTTPTVVHFRNRVSIDRAKQVTKIDGDTVRVVSFSQDAFKTFTNDYWKLKNASTPYSKKPLKNVRMMDIEMKEATEKSNYMIIKTVFNPTYRNPEPTRIKNEVVIYNCPTRTTLKDLRRHFINVAFVTEMRYEQSPYDTNTWKVFASFATFIDAFNAVRLKGMFQQYPIFKHMATDKPKLDAPEAIQIEMSIDDISVTKMYNCLVSHGGITFVDKVDHNKFIAICREPKVAKKVVLVKTMARFSCNVVLYRDILNNQNAQAEKARQAESASQQSISLDGIFSIKNRPFGGGKGRNEDSNPDGWDIPGRRSVGMDLTDDLPSFPALAAQQPGPPGCDEEQFHSNPLTYVNPPAPVAMPMYGIVPPRPTFAPGWATGGPMHAAPPTIVPPPANRSVFMAQPIVAPMSHGIFGGPVQIPIPNITVHQIPPQPAIPGSVPKKGDLRNYLAEKRNTRWSKPETPYDPTNDFDRQIDNLSPSKPKSNLEIEKMEEYIREKEREIERRLQQLDRQDKNLSSVGNGRRSRSSRSRSRSNSRGRSRERSRRRSRSYSPTDRAARVRLDEISKEKIEVSRQLQDMRKANLPNYRQTAKFVQLCEMQSRLDKETVDIKRQLEAKKLWLAERARSLEREQGGHPQQQPQHGNRFARAGNRNNRSHSSSRSSSRGRRRSSRSSSRGRSYDHRRRNSRSRSNDRFAPRRIYRCKRRPESLMREMRTLGRRHESKADQSVFVGNIATGVRNEEMRALFSRYGRIVGFDVSSRVKCDEVYIDFHQREDAFKALEMNKVKMCGRRLRVALNCRKPANRQGYTVIVEMPEPVPERDLYDTFESCGPIEFVWNYDQATVATITFERPEAMMKALKVKELSTKVQIIVREYVESER